In Triticum urartu cultivar G1812 chromosome 6, Tu2.1, whole genome shotgun sequence, the following proteins share a genomic window:
- the LOC125514780 gene encoding serine carboxypeptidase 3: protein MATTSRLLLLLLAAACLLAGAAVDALRLPPDASFPGAQAERLIRALNLLPGASSGLRGLGAGAEDVAPGQLLERRVTLPGLPEGVGDLGHHAGYYRLPNTHDARMFYFFFESRGKKEDPVVIWLTGGPGCSSELAVFYENGPFTIANNMSLVWNKFGWDKISNIIFVDQPTGTGFSYSSDDRDTRHDEAGVSNDLYDFLQVFFKKHPEFVKNDFFITGESYAGHYIPAFASRVHQGNKKNEGTHINLKGFAIGNGLTDPAIQYKAYTDYALDMNLIQKADYERINKFIPPCEFAIKLCGTDGKASCMAAYMVCNSIFNSIMKLVGTKNYYDVRKECEGKLCYDFSNLEKFFGDKAVRQAIGVGDIEFVSCSTSVYQAMLTDWMRNLEVGIPALLEDGINVLIYAGEYDLICNWLGNSRWVHSMEWSGQKDFAKTAESSFLVDDAQAGVLKSHGALSFLKVHNAGHMVPMDQPKAALEMLRRFTQGKLKEAVPEEESSTTTFYAAM, encoded by the exons ATGGCGACGACCTCGCgcctcctgctcctcctcctcgccgccgcctgcctcctcgccggcgCGGCGGTGGACGCGCTCCGGCTGCCCCCGGACGCCAGCTTCCCGGGCGCGCAGGCGGAGCGGCTCATCCGCGCGCTCAACCTGCTCCCGGGGGCGTCCTCCGGCCTCCGCGGCCTCGGCGCGGGGGCAGAGGACGTGGCGCCCGGGCAGCTGCTGGAGCGCCGGGTCACGCTGCCCGGGCTCCCCGAGGGCGTCGGCGACCTCGGCCACCACGCCGGCTACTACCGCCTCCCCAACACCCACGACGCCAG GATGTTCTACTTCTTCTTCGAGTCGCGGGGCAAGAAGGAGGACCCCGTGGTGATCTGGCTCACCGGCGGCCCGGGGTGCAGCAGCGAGCTCGCCGTCTTCTACGAGAACGGGCCCTTCACCATCGCCAACAACATGTCGCTCGTCTGGAACAAGTTCGGATGGGACAAG ATCTCGAACATCATATTCGTTGATCAGCCGACCGGGACAGGGTTCAGCTACAGCTCCGACGACCGCGATACCCGTCATGACGAGGCAGGGGTCAGCAACGACCTGTATGACTTTCTCCAG GTCTTCTTCAAGAAGCACCCGGAATTTGTAAAGAACGACTTCTTTATAACTGGAGAATCCTATGCTGGGCACTACATTCCGGCATTTGCAAGCCGAGTTCACCAGGGAAATAAGAAAAATGAGGGCACTCACATAAACTTGAAG GGGTTTGCGATCGGTAATGGCCTCACAGATCCAGCAATTCAATACAAGGCCTACACAGACTATGCATTGGACATGAACCTTATTCAGAAAGCTGACTATGAAAGGATCAACAAATTCATCCCACCATGTGAATTTGCAATCAAACTTTGTG GTACAGATGGGAAGGCATCTTGCATGGCAGCATATATGGTCTGCAATTCCATCTTCAACTCTATCATGAAGCTTGTTGGTACCAAGAAT TATTACGACGTTAGGAAGGAGTGTGAAGGGAAACTCTGCTACGACTTCTCAAACTTGGAGAAGTTCTTCGGTGATAAAGCAGTCAGACAGGCAATTGGAGTAGGTGACATTGAATTCGTCTCATGCAGCACTTCGGTTTATCAAGCAATGCTCACAGACTGGATGAGGAACTTGGAAGTCGGCATCCCAGCTCTACTTGAGGATGGGATCAATGTGCTCATATATGCTGGGGAATATGACCTTATATGCAATTGGCTCG GAAACTCAAGGTGGGTCCACTCCATGGAATGGTCTGGTCAGAAAGACTTTGCCAAAACTGCTGAATCATCGTTTTTAGTAGATGATGCTCAAGCTGGAGTATTGAAGAGCCATGGGGCACTCAGCTTCCTCAAG GTTCACAATGCTGGCCACATGGTTCCGATGGACCAACCGAAGGCCGCCCTTGAAATGCTGAGGAGATTCACCCAGGGGAAACTCAAGGAGGCGGTTCCTGAAGAAGAGTCATCTACGACCACGTTTTACGCCGCGATGTGA